The window ATTTGCTCAGTGGGACAGCAGTGGGACGCCACCCTATTTCCGGAAACCGGGACGCCACCCTATTTCCTGCCTGACTTGCCCATAACTCGCCTATCGTGGCAGGAAATAGGGTGGCGTCCCGGTTTCCACCGGTTTCCAGATTAAGAGGAGTTAACAATTTTCTTGCGTTGCGGGATTGGCATTGTTATGATCGCTCGCGAGCCAAAAATCGAATGAATTCGTTATGGAATTCCGATTCGACTGCTCAATAAGTTAGCTTCCTGGCAGTGGCAGGGGAGGAGAACGGTGGCGCTCAGGGCCTCGACCCCTGAGCCCAAAACACTCCCATCAAAGCGGTGGATTTCCTTAGAGATCCTCAACTACTCTTTCGCATTAGACAGCCCAATGTTGTCTCCGCTCGCAGCTGATATCACCCGGTTTCGCGGGTTACGTCTCTGCAAACGTATGGAACTATGCGGAGGAGATACCGTGGCCGGATCTTGAATGGAAATCCCAGGTAACATCTTACTCATTCAATAGGATCAAGCATCCAATCAAGGAGTTTCCTATGAAATTATGCTTAATCAGGCTGCTTTCAGTGATGCTTTTTCTTTCGCTGATCAGCACTTTCGCCCTCGCGCAGGGCGGCGGCAACCTGTCTTCCATCTCGGGAACAGTCGTCGACACGTCCGGCGGCGTCATCCCTGGTGCGGAAGTTGTCGTAAGGAACAACGCCACCGGCGGTGAGTCCAAGGCCATAACGGCCAGCAACGGGACCTTCTCCGTTCCTGCACTAACTGCTGGTATTTACACCGCTACGGTTTCAGTTCCAAACTTCAAAGTGGCGGTTTACAAGGACATCACAGTTGAGGCCGGCGTTCCGGCCACGATCCGTGTCACCCTCCAGGTAGGCGGCAAAACCGAGACAGTCGTAGTGGAGGCAGGCGCGGAAATGGTGCAGTCGCAGACAGCCAACGTGGCGAGCACCATGAACATTGCCCAGATCATCAACCTGCCGACCGGGAGCCGCAGCGCTCTCGAAGGCGTCATCCTGAGTCTGCCGGGGATCAGTATCTCGGGCACCGACACCCGTGAGGCCCGCGTCATGGGATTGCCGGAAAACATGGTCAACATCACGATTGACGGCATCAGCTCGCAGGACAACTACATGAAGTCGACCGACGGCTTTTTCAGCCGCGTGCGTCCAGGCATCGATGCCATGGAGCAGGTCACTGTTTCCACGGCGACGCCGGGCGCGGAAAGCGCCGGCGGGGGCGCGGTGCAGGTCAAGTTCGTCACGCGTTCCGGCAACAACGACTACCATGGCGGGATCTACGACTACATCCAAAACGACGCCTTTAATGCCAACTCGTGGTTCAATAACCGCAACGTCACGGCGCCCGCCGGTGCAGACCCGTTGACCTGGAAGGCGCCTCCAACAATCGTCAGGCTGCATCAGCTCGGCGGCCGTTTCGGCGGCCCGATCTCGCTGCCGAAGAAGCTCTTCGGCCCCCTGGGATTCGACGGCCGGGACAAGGCCTTTGTCTTCTTCAATTACGAGGAATTGCGCCAGCCCACCTCGGTTACTTCGACCAGCACACTCTTCACCCCCGAGGCCGAACCGGGCAACTTTCTGTGGACTTCAGGCGGAGTCACCCGGAGCGTGAACCTGTTGAACCTCGCGGCTACAAACGGGTTTGTGTCCACCTGGGACCCGACTGTCAAGCAGATCCTGGCCGACATGCGCACTTCTACTTCTCAAGGAAGCCTAAGAGCGGGCAACGATCCGCTTGTTCAGTCCCTCACCTTTGTCCTTCCGACGAAGACCAAGTGGCGCTATATGACAGGCCGGCTGGACTTCAACCTGACCAGCAGCCATCGCCTGGAGATCACCTGGAACCACAACAAGCTCTTTTGCCTCCAATATGACACCACAAACGGCTATGAGCCGAATTTCCCGAATTCGCCGAACTACGGAGTTCAGTGCTCGCAGCGCTACAACGGGTCCGCGGCGCTGCGTTCGACTTTGACCCCGCGGCTCGTCAATGAATTCCGCTCCGGCATGTCCGGGGGGCCCAGCATGTTCAATTCGAACATGGGTCCCGGTATGTTCAGCGGCTCGGTATATAACATGGACGGCTACGTGGTCAGCGTCAGCGGGGCGGGGATCACCAATCCCTATGTCGCCTCCACCGGCAGCCGCCGCAATGCGACGAGCAAAGTACTCGAGGACTCGATGACCTGGAGCAAGGGGGCGCACAGCATCACTTTTGGCGGCAACTTCGCACAGTACGGCGTGTGGAGCATGGGGATCCGAATCCTGAGAACCCCAAGCGTCACCCTCGGGCTCGACAATACTTACGACCCGGCCAGGGTAATGTTCGATAGTGTCAACGGCCCGAAAAACTTCCAGGGAGCGAACTCAAGCCAGCTCTCGGCCGCCCGCAGCATGTATGGGGTTATGGTCGGGAGCGTTACATCATTGGGAGGCACCGCATACCTGAGCGACCAGGACAATAAGTACAAATTTAATGGGGATAACGTCAACCGCGGCCACTATCAGGAATACGGCTTTTTCGCGCAGGATGCCTGGCGCA is drawn from Terriglobia bacterium and contains these coding sequences:
- a CDS encoding carboxypeptidase-like regulatory domain-containing protein translates to MKLCLIRLLSVMLFLSLISTFALAQGGGNLSSISGTVVDTSGGVIPGAEVVVRNNATGGESKAITASNGTFSVPALTAGIYTATVSVPNFKVAVYKDITVEAGVPATIRVTLQVGGKTETVVVEAGAEMVQSQTANVASTMNIAQIINLPTGSRSALEGVILSLPGISISGTDTREARVMGLPENMVNITIDGISSQDNYMKSTDGFFSRVRPGIDAMEQVTVSTATPGAESAGGGAVQVKFVTRSGNNDYHGGIYDYIQNDAFNANSWFNNRNVTAPAGADPLTWKAPPTIVRLHQLGGRFGGPISLPKKLFGPLGFDGRDKAFVFFNYEELRQPTSVTSTSTLFTPEAEPGNFLWTSGGVTRSVNLLNLAATNGFVSTWDPTVKQILADMRTSTSQGSLRAGNDPLVQSLTFVLPTKTKWRYMTGRLDFNLTSSHRLEITWNHNKLFCLQYDTTNGYEPNFPNSPNYGVQCSQRYNGSAALRSTLTPRLVNEFRSGMSGGPSMFNSNMGPGMFSGSVYNMDGYVVSVSGAGITNPYVASTGSRRNATSKVLEDSMTWSKGAHSITFGGNFAQYGVWSMGIRILRTPSVTLGLDNTYDPARVMFDSVNGPKNFQGANSSQLSAARSMYGVMVGSVTSLGGTAYLSDQDNKYKFNGDNVNRGHYQEYGFFAQDAWRMRPGLTLNYGVRWELQLPFVPGNDVYSTATIADIWGVSGVGNMFKPGTLTGKVPEFIQYKTGTSAYNQRWKDFAPTVGVAWSPKSDNKWLSRILGETGNTVVRAGYSIAFSRMGMSTYLGEFSGNPGGSLTATRNVSRGNLVSGVGTDQWPLLFRDRTRLTPGTFPDAPVYPITSATYSETASMTVFEPNLKTPYAQSWQFGIQRELGKSMAVEVRYVGTKGLQPWYTYDYNDTESNIFENGVYEEFQLAMKNLQANVANGKASSGFKYLGPGTGTYPLPISLAWFNGLPSSSASDPTKYTGSNWTSSTYEGYLNRVNPNAVSYASALYSDATKRANGKAAGMPANFFVTNPNLLGGVAVQGNGGYSMYNSMVIELRRRMAQGLLFQANYTFAKAFTGSWYSLRRERFNDISTGTLPHTFKLNWVWELPFGQGRRLAASTGRLLDRLIGGWEYHGVFRIQSADWDDFGNVKVVGMTDKELQSIYQLRFDDAKRIIYQLPDDIIQNTILAYSFSPTSATGYSGAAPTGRYFAPARGVDCTSIFSEDCAPRHHYVRGAPWARVDMSLVKRIRFTESKNFELRGEFLNAFNEVNFNYTTGCTGTSLNMCQVSGTQGGPRTIQVIVRFNF